The following coding sequences lie in one Rutidosis leptorrhynchoides isolate AG116_Rl617_1_P2 chromosome 4, CSIRO_AGI_Rlap_v1, whole genome shotgun sequence genomic window:
- the LOC139840010 gene encoding WAT1-related protein At2g39510-like, whose product MMFEKLKPYLYVIFLQFGNAGLVIIAKAALNHGMNHYTFATYRNLIATLVITPFALFFERKGRPKLTISVFLKIMLLGFLEPVVDQNLYYAGMKYTTATFAAAMGNIIPAMTFLMAWICRLEKVNIKKIHSIGKIVGTLVTVGGAMIMTVVAGPTIGLPWTKGTTTTNHNQSTVSVSPEDNIKGSIMIIIGCLSWSCFYIVQAITLRSYPAELSLTALICAAGTLEGSIVTVIAERGDNAAWRLHWDAGLVTMVYGGVICSGLGYYLSGIIMKEKGPVFVTAFNPLTMVIVAILGSFVLSEQLNLGRILGAVVIVAGLYLVIWGKTKDQSQSDEKRDPTQIQPGNQQIPLTMSNTKLGKYDQDSLSIAIPPNNEMIKKTNGS is encoded by the exons ATGATGTTTGAAAAATTAAAGCCATATTTATACGTCATATTTTTACAATTTGGGAATGCAGGTTTGGTCATTATTGCCAAGGCTGCACTTAACCATGGCATGAATCACTACACTTTTGCGACCTATCGAAACCTCATTGCCACCCTTGTTATCACTCCTTTTGCTCTTTTCTTCGAGAG GAAGGGGAGGCCAAAGTTGACAATTTCAGTGTTTTTGAAGATAATGTTGCTAGGCTTCTTAGA GCCCGTCGTCGATCAAAATTTATACTACGCGGGAATGAAGTATACAACTGCAACTTTTGCAGCTGCAATGGGTAACATAATCCCTGCTATGACGTTTCTCATGGCGTGGATATGCCG GTTGGAGAAGGTGAATATCAAGAAAATTCATAGCATTGGGAAGATAGTTGGAACATTAGTGACAGTGGGGGGTGCGATGATCATGACGGTGGTTGCAGGACCAACAATTGGTTTGCCATGGACCAAGGGCACAACCACCACAAACCATAACCAATCTACAGTCTCTGTAAGCCCTGAAGACAATATCAAGGGCTCGATCATGATCATTATCGGTTGTTTGTCGTGGAGTTGTTTTTACATTGTCCAA GCCATTACATTGAGGTCATACCCTGCAGAGCTTTCTCTTACAGCTCTAATTTGTGCAGCAGGAACACTAGAAGGAAGTATAGTGACCGTAATAGCAGAACGGGGAGACAACGCAGCCTGGAGACTACATTGGGATGCTGGACTTGTGACTATGGTCTATGGT GGAGTAATCTGTTCCGGATTAGGTTACTATCTTTCAGGAATAATAATGAAAGAGAAAGGGCCAGTTTTCGTCACTGCATTCAACCCTCTAACTATGGTTATCGTTGCAATCTTAGGATCTTTTGTTTTGTCTGAACAACTAAATTTAGGAAG GATTCTTGGAGCAGTGGTGATCGTGGCAGGATTATACTTGGTGATTTGGGGCAAGACCAAAGATCAAAGTCAGTCTGATGAAAAACGTGACCCGACTCAAATTCAACCGGGTAATCAACAAATTCCGTTGACAATGAGTAACACAAAATTGGGAAAATATGATCAAGATAGTCTCTCCATAGCAATACCACCAAACAATGAGATGATTAAGAAAACTAACGGGAGTTAG